In the genome of Oncorhynchus clarkii lewisi isolate Uvic-CL-2024 chromosome 22, UVic_Ocla_1.0, whole genome shotgun sequence, one region contains:
- the LOC139380206 gene encoding leucine-rich repeat flightless-interacting protein 1-like isoform X11, with protein sequence MGTQGTGRKRNPNKDRSTAEDDALNLISREAEARLAAKRAARAEAREIRMKELERQQKEISDDEERMSVGSRGSVRVDDRDYLEKGSRAASTLSAATLASLGGSSSRRESGETSITGDTETSIREIKDTLVEVEEKYRKAMVSNAQLDNEKNNLMYQVDTLKDSLMELEELLSESRREYEGKSKDFEREKHAHGVLQFQFKEMKETLKQSEELLTKHGIVLRPDLTANGETLELGTEGSASGDPASQLAQDSQTSPLEGGNSMLGRAQETELGSRGDKVVDPGRSRQQEDTHEEEAQENHLTSPTPCSLVGVSETETSREAQPFSPTLGEEVEIEGSDVNKDSDNGIPVVEFKSGPVCDSEVLVVVTGPEEEVTVAGEGYEAAGVEGTRQGRVEVASEGEMGIKNDKADEAETKVVKSSDDTKETSSKEPTSEYGAAAEQEKNELSKDVKCLDSYPLPRETIEDTMKNGTQLSQGTDLDTSKSPIKSNPEPQKTKKAEALPEITDLQPQTQAGNKKKKGKKKKGETQSDVKQEDHKKSTTETNGTQISLGTDLDTPKSPVESNPEPQKTKKACVLPETTDMQPQSQGGKKKKKGKKKGEKQGDETQGDKMSTTEEDVVSTPSNKEPVEAVGEGVITIETQREEGTSSSPDRELQSPEQKAQTIAEGLNLKEEQLEEDRVEPTIEVSLTDQAKSEEVVSKKKKKKMKKDKHKPTMESEKSEGEISVLSLESNIGIADPVDHSKFITSTYNPMEELESTTDTGTQKDESGYTTNPDNFGDCLNSSADPKCPLDSKQSTAGNSNNVKEEDAIKVSVEEEQTIQDSKEQGNNFHSPIVLRPELKKSVEPEDLIFHDGVATHPDQANENATQDLKEAGQDKPNGSPEERKNALEHEDTSMAMPANVEECNNSADEKCCSISLDRNCPAADTIRLPEQLVDLPGCPVTDRHLYENNKPETLDSEEASNGGISTETELNDTETLDAEEASNGGISTETELNDTETRLQDPVKETPVTIDSFREQSHNESGPCTMVAKAEEQDDPIEAKLEGNKVPGPSEQWTDKEHENEGQSFDFSDLVSVVPANVFPIASQEEVSQEMRTMSLGYKIEVELGKEKGNQEEEDDKPQDTEGVSTIVAQQSIEGGLDNAPEELRSPEEKAQTIVEGQNVTGEQQQITLEEGVSVTYNQKDIAEEGVSVEQQGVGESERQQNATEVEALPVEEGEEAIQYGSQQGRRESSQSAEGNNEQSRTGLKKGSKKVKGKGKEDCRMS encoded by the exons GTGGATGACCGAGATTACCTGGAAAAGGGATCTCGAGCCGCTTCCACCCTATCGGCAGCCACCCTCGCCTCGCTGGGCGGGTCTTCCTCCCGGAGAGAAAGTGGTGAAACGTCCATCACTGGCGACACAGAAACCTCCATACGAGAGATCAAG GATACCTtagtggaggtggaggagaagtaCCGCAAGGCCATGGTGTCCAACGCCCAGCTGGACAACGAGAAGAACAACCTGATGTACCAGGTGGACACGCTGAAGGACTCGCTCATGGAGCTGGAGGAGCTGCTGTCCGAGTCAAGGCGCGAGTACGAAGGGAAGAGCAAG GACTTTGAGCGTGAGAAACATGCCCACGGCGTGCTGCAGTTCCAGTTCAAGGAGATGAAGGAAACGCTAAAACAGAGCGAGGAGTTACTAACA AAACATGGAATTGTCctcagacctgacctgactgcaAATGGGGAAACGCTGGAGTTGGGAACTGAAGGGTCAGCCAGTGGAGATCCAGCTTCTCAATTGGCTCAGGACTCCCAGACGTCGCCCCTGGAAGGGGGGAACAGCATGCTTG GCAGAGCTCAGGAGACGGAGTTGGGAAGTAGAGGAGATAAGGTGGTGGATCCAGGAAGGTCCAGGCAGCAAGAGGATACACACGAGGAGGAGGCTCAAGAGAACCATCTGACCTCGCCCACCCCCTGTAGCCTTGTTGGTGTTTCTGAAACAGAAACATCAAGGGAGGCTCAGCCATTCTCGCCCACATTGGGGGAAGAGGTTGAAATTGAAGGCAGTGATGTCAACAAAGACTCTGACAATGGCATACCAGTAGTAGAGTTCAAAAGTGGACCGGTCTGTGATTCTGAGGTACTTGTGGTTGTAACAGGTCCTGAGGAAGAGGTTACAGTAGCGGGGGAGGGGTATGAAGCAGCAGGTGTAGAGGGGACACGGCAAGGCAGAGTAGAGGTTGCAAGCGAAGGGGAAATGGGAATAAAAAATGACAAGGCAGATGAGGCAGAGACCAAAGTTGTCAAGAGCAGTGACGACACCAAAGAGACGTCCTCAAAAGAGCCTACCTCAGAATATGGTGCAGCAGCTGAACAAGAGAAAAACGAATTGAGTAAAGACGTGAAATGTTTAGACTCATATCCTCTGCCTAGGGAAACCATTGAGGACACCATGAAAAATGGCACACAGCTTAGCCAAGGGACAGACCTTGATACTAGTAAGAGCCCAATCAAATCAAACCCTGAGCCTCAGAAAACAAAAAAGGCTGAAGCGTTACCAGAGATAACTGACCTGCAACCACAGACCCAAGCAGGCAACAAGAAGAAGAAAGGcaagaagaagaagggagagacaCAAAGTGATGTAAAGCAGGAAGACCATAAGAAGAGCACAACAGAAACAAATGGCACACAGATTAGCCTAGGGACAGACCTTGATACTCCTAAGAGCCCAGTCGAATCAAACCCTGAGCCTCAGAAAACAAAAAAGGCATGTGTGTTGCCAGAGACCACTGACATGCAGCCACAGTCCCAAGGAGgcaaaaagaaaaagaaaggcaagaagaagggagagaaacAAGGTGATGAAACGCAGGGAGATAAGATGAGCACAACAGAAGAGGATGTGGTCTCCACCCCAAGCAATAAGGAGCCAGTAGAGGCGGTAGGAGAGGGGGTTATCACAATAGAAACACAGCGAGAGGAGGGGACCAGTAGTTCACCAGATCGAGAGCTCCAAAGCCCTGAACAAAAAGCACAAACCATAGCTGAGGGACTGAACCTGAAGGAAGAACAACTAGAAGAAGACCGAGTAGAGCCTACCATTGAAGTATCTCTGACTGACCAAGCTAAGAGTGAGGAAGTTGTctcaaagaagaaaaagaagaaaatgaaaaaggaCAAACACAAACCTACAATGGAATCAGAGAAATCAGAAGGCGAGATATCAGTATTATCCCTTGAGTCCAACATTGGTATTGCTGATCCTGTTGATCACTCCAAGTTTATAACCAGCACTTATAACCCTATGGAGGAATTAGAATCGACAACAGATACTGGTACCCAAAAGGACGAGTCAGGGTACACAACCAACCCTGATAACTTTGGAGACTGTTTGAACTCTTCAGCTGACCCAAAATGTCCATTGGACTCGAAACAGTCCACAGCTGGGAATTCAAACAATGTCAAAGAGGAAGATGCAATCAAGGTCTCGGTTGAAGAGGAACAAACAATCCAAGACTCAAAGGAACAAGGGAATAACTTTCACAGTCCCATTGTCTTAAGACCAGAGCTTAAGAAGAGCGTGGAACCTGAAGACCTTATCTTCCATGATGGTGTCGCTACTCATCCAGACCAGGCTAACGAAAATGCAACACAAGACCTAAAAGAGGCAGGTCAGGATAAACCAAACGGGAGCCCAGAAGAGCGTAAAAATGCACTTGAACATGAAGACACTTCAATGGCAATGCCAGCAAATGTAGAGGAATGCAACAATTCAGCAGATGAGAAATGTTGTAGCATATCGCTTGACCGCAACTGCCCTGCTGCTGACACCATAAGACTGCCTGAACAATTGGTGGATCTACCTGGTTGTCCAGTCACTGACAGGCACTTGTATGAAAACAACAAGCCAGAAACACTTGATTCAGAAGAGGCATCAAATGGAGGGATCTCTACAGAGACCGAGCTGAATGATACAGAAACACTTGATGCAGAAGAGGCATCAAATGGAGGGATCTCTACAGAGACCGAGCTGAATGATACAGAAACACGACTACAGGACCCTGTAAAAGAAACTCCGGTGACAATTGACTCTTTTAGGGAACAGAGCCACAATGAAAGTGGACCATGCACTATGGTGGCTAAAGCAGAAGAGCAAGATGATCCCATTGAGGCCAAGCTGGAGGGTAACAAGGTACCTGGACCCAGTGAGCAGTGGACTGACAAGGAGCATGAAAATGAGGGTCAATCGTTTGACTTTTCTGACCTAGTTTCAGTGGTTCCTGCAAATGTATTCCCAATAGCATCCCAAGAGGAGGTCAGCCAGGAAATGAGAACGATGTCGTTAGGATACAAAATAGAGGTAGAGCTTGGTAAAGAGAAGGGTAaccaggaagaggaggatgacaaaCCACAGGACACAGAGGGAGTTAGCACGATAGTGGCACAGCAATCAATTGAAGGGGGGTTGGATAATGCACCAGAGGAGCTCCGAAGCCCTGAAGAAAAAGCACAAACCATAGTTGAGGGCCAGAACGTGACTGGAGAACAACAACAAATCACATTAGAGGAGGGGGTTAGTGTAACATACAACCAGAAAGACATTGcagaggagggagtgagtgttGAACAGCAAGGTGTaggggagagcgagaggcagCAGAATGCAACTGAGGTAGAGGCTTTGCCagtagaggagggggaagaggcaatCCAGTATGGGTCACAGCAGGGTAGAAGAGAAAGTAGTCAAAGTGCAGAGGGCAACAACGAGCAATCTAGGACAGGCTTGAAAAAAGGCAGTAAGAAAGTAAAAGGCAAGGGAAAAGAGGACTGCCGAATGTCCTAG
- the LOC139380206 gene encoding leucine-rich repeat flightless-interacting protein 1-like isoform X9 has protein sequence MGTQGTGRKRNPNKDRSTAEDDALNLISREAEARLAAKRAARAEAREIRMKELERQQKEISDDEERMSVGSRGSVRVDDRDYLEKGSRAASTLSAATLASLGGSSSRRESGETSITGDTETSIREIKDTLVEVEEKYRKAMVSNAQLDNEKNNLMYQVDTLKDSLMELEELLSESRREYEGKSKDFEREKHAHGVLQFQFKEMKETLKQSEELLTEIRQMRLKQDGFVREISDLQETVEWKDKKIGALERQKEYSDAIRNERDELRDEVVQLKDILKKHGIVLRPDLTANGETLELGTEGSASGDPASQLAQDSQTSPLEGGNSMLGRAQETELGSRGDKVVDPGRSRQQEDTHEEEAQENHLTSPTPCSLVGVSETETSREAQPFSPTLGEEVEIEGSDVNKDSDNGIPVVEFKSGPVCDSEVLVVVTGPEEEVTVAGEGYEAAGVEGTRQGRVEVASEGEMGIKNDKADEAETKVVKSSDDTKETSSKEPTSEYGAAAEQEKNELSKDVKCLDSYPLPRETIEDTMKNGTQLSQGTDLDTSKSPIKSNPEPQKTKKAEALPEITDLQPQTQAGNKKKKGKKKKGETQSDVKQEDHKKSTTETNGTQISLGTDLDTPKSPVESNPEPQKTKKACVLPETTDMQPQSQGGKKKKKGKKKGEKQGDETQGDKMSTTEEDVVSTPSNKEPVEAVGEGVITIETQREEGTSSSPDRELQSPEQKAQTIAEGLNLKEEQLEEDRVEPTIEVSLTDQAKSEEVVSKKKKKKMKKDKHKPTMESEKSEGEISVLSLESNIGIADPVDHSKFITSTYNPMEELESTTDTGTQKDESGYTTNPDNFGDCLNSSADPKCPLDSKQSTAGNSNNVKEEDAIKVSVEEEQTIQDSKEQGNNFHSPIVLRPELKKSVEPEDLIFHDGVATHPDQANENATQDLKEAGQDKPNGSPEERKNALEHEDTSMAMPANVEECNNSADEKCCSISLDRNCPAADTIRLPEQLVDLPGCPVTDRHLYENNKPETLDSEEASNGGISTETELNDTETLDAEEASNGGISTETELNDTETRLQDPVKETPVTIDSFREQSHNESGPCTMVAKAEEQDDPIEAKLEGNKVPGPSEQWTDKEHENEGQSFDFSDLVSVVPANVFPIASQEEVSQEMRTMSLGYKIEVELGKEKGNQEEEDDKPQDTEGVSTIVAQQSIEGGLDNAPEELRSPEEKAQTIVEGQNVTGEQQQITLEEGVSVTYNQKDIAEEGVSVEQQGVGESERQQNATEVEALPVEEGEEAIQYGSQQGRRESSQSAEGNNEQSRTGLKKGSKKVKGKGKEDCRMS, from the exons GTGGATGACCGAGATTACCTGGAAAAGGGATCTCGAGCCGCTTCCACCCTATCGGCAGCCACCCTCGCCTCGCTGGGCGGGTCTTCCTCCCGGAGAGAAAGTGGTGAAACGTCCATCACTGGCGACACAGAAACCTCCATACGAGAGATCAAG GATACCTtagtggaggtggaggagaagtaCCGCAAGGCCATGGTGTCCAACGCCCAGCTGGACAACGAGAAGAACAACCTGATGTACCAGGTGGACACGCTGAAGGACTCGCTCATGGAGCTGGAGGAGCTGCTGTCCGAGTCAAGGCGCGAGTACGAAGGGAAGAGCAAG GACTTTGAGCGTGAGAAACATGCCCACGGCGTGCTGCAGTTCCAGTTCAAGGAGATGAAGGAAACGCTAAAACAGAGCGAGGAGTTACTAACA GAGATCCGTCAGATGCGTCTCAAGCAGGACGGCTTTGTTAGGGAAATCTCTGACCTGCAGGAAACCGTGGAGTGGAAGGATAAAAAGATTGGG GCCTTAGAGCGGCAAAAGGAGTATTCGGATGCCATCCGAAATGAGCGGGATGAGCTCAGGGATGAGGTGGTCCAGCTGAAAGACATTCTGAAG AAACATGGAATTGTCctcagacctgacctgactgcaAATGGGGAAACGCTGGAGTTGGGAACTGAAGGGTCAGCCAGTGGAGATCCAGCTTCTCAATTGGCTCAGGACTCCCAGACGTCGCCCCTGGAAGGGGGGAACAGCATGCTTG GCAGAGCTCAGGAGACGGAGTTGGGAAGTAGAGGAGATAAGGTGGTGGATCCAGGAAGGTCCAGGCAGCAAGAGGATACACACGAGGAGGAGGCTCAAGAGAACCATCTGACCTCGCCCACCCCCTGTAGCCTTGTTGGTGTTTCTGAAACAGAAACATCAAGGGAGGCTCAGCCATTCTCGCCCACATTGGGGGAAGAGGTTGAAATTGAAGGCAGTGATGTCAACAAAGACTCTGACAATGGCATACCAGTAGTAGAGTTCAAAAGTGGACCGGTCTGTGATTCTGAGGTACTTGTGGTTGTAACAGGTCCTGAGGAAGAGGTTACAGTAGCGGGGGAGGGGTATGAAGCAGCAGGTGTAGAGGGGACACGGCAAGGCAGAGTAGAGGTTGCAAGCGAAGGGGAAATGGGAATAAAAAATGACAAGGCAGATGAGGCAGAGACCAAAGTTGTCAAGAGCAGTGACGACACCAAAGAGACGTCCTCAAAAGAGCCTACCTCAGAATATGGTGCAGCAGCTGAACAAGAGAAAAACGAATTGAGTAAAGACGTGAAATGTTTAGACTCATATCCTCTGCCTAGGGAAACCATTGAGGACACCATGAAAAATGGCACACAGCTTAGCCAAGGGACAGACCTTGATACTAGTAAGAGCCCAATCAAATCAAACCCTGAGCCTCAGAAAACAAAAAAGGCTGAAGCGTTACCAGAGATAACTGACCTGCAACCACAGACCCAAGCAGGCAACAAGAAGAAGAAAGGcaagaagaagaagggagagacaCAAAGTGATGTAAAGCAGGAAGACCATAAGAAGAGCACAACAGAAACAAATGGCACACAGATTAGCCTAGGGACAGACCTTGATACTCCTAAGAGCCCAGTCGAATCAAACCCTGAGCCTCAGAAAACAAAAAAGGCATGTGTGTTGCCAGAGACCACTGACATGCAGCCACAGTCCCAAGGAGgcaaaaagaaaaagaaaggcaagaagaagggagagaaacAAGGTGATGAAACGCAGGGAGATAAGATGAGCACAACAGAAGAGGATGTGGTCTCCACCCCAAGCAATAAGGAGCCAGTAGAGGCGGTAGGAGAGGGGGTTATCACAATAGAAACACAGCGAGAGGAGGGGACCAGTAGTTCACCAGATCGAGAGCTCCAAAGCCCTGAACAAAAAGCACAAACCATAGCTGAGGGACTGAACCTGAAGGAAGAACAACTAGAAGAAGACCGAGTAGAGCCTACCATTGAAGTATCTCTGACTGACCAAGCTAAGAGTGAGGAAGTTGTctcaaagaagaaaaagaagaaaatgaaaaaggaCAAACACAAACCTACAATGGAATCAGAGAAATCAGAAGGCGAGATATCAGTATTATCCCTTGAGTCCAACATTGGTATTGCTGATCCTGTTGATCACTCCAAGTTTATAACCAGCACTTATAACCCTATGGAGGAATTAGAATCGACAACAGATACTGGTACCCAAAAGGACGAGTCAGGGTACACAACCAACCCTGATAACTTTGGAGACTGTTTGAACTCTTCAGCTGACCCAAAATGTCCATTGGACTCGAAACAGTCCACAGCTGGGAATTCAAACAATGTCAAAGAGGAAGATGCAATCAAGGTCTCGGTTGAAGAGGAACAAACAATCCAAGACTCAAAGGAACAAGGGAATAACTTTCACAGTCCCATTGTCTTAAGACCAGAGCTTAAGAAGAGCGTGGAACCTGAAGACCTTATCTTCCATGATGGTGTCGCTACTCATCCAGACCAGGCTAACGAAAATGCAACACAAGACCTAAAAGAGGCAGGTCAGGATAAACCAAACGGGAGCCCAGAAGAGCGTAAAAATGCACTTGAACATGAAGACACTTCAATGGCAATGCCAGCAAATGTAGAGGAATGCAACAATTCAGCAGATGAGAAATGTTGTAGCATATCGCTTGACCGCAACTGCCCTGCTGCTGACACCATAAGACTGCCTGAACAATTGGTGGATCTACCTGGTTGTCCAGTCACTGACAGGCACTTGTATGAAAACAACAAGCCAGAAACACTTGATTCAGAAGAGGCATCAAATGGAGGGATCTCTACAGAGACCGAGCTGAATGATACAGAAACACTTGATGCAGAAGAGGCATCAAATGGAGGGATCTCTACAGAGACCGAGCTGAATGATACAGAAACACGACTACAGGACCCTGTAAAAGAAACTCCGGTGACAATTGACTCTTTTAGGGAACAGAGCCACAATGAAAGTGGACCATGCACTATGGTGGCTAAAGCAGAAGAGCAAGATGATCCCATTGAGGCCAAGCTGGAGGGTAACAAGGTACCTGGACCCAGTGAGCAGTGGACTGACAAGGAGCATGAAAATGAGGGTCAATCGTTTGACTTTTCTGACCTAGTTTCAGTGGTTCCTGCAAATGTATTCCCAATAGCATCCCAAGAGGAGGTCAGCCAGGAAATGAGAACGATGTCGTTAGGATACAAAATAGAGGTAGAGCTTGGTAAAGAGAAGGGTAaccaggaagaggaggatgacaaaCCACAGGACACAGAGGGAGTTAGCACGATAGTGGCACAGCAATCAATTGAAGGGGGGTTGGATAATGCACCAGAGGAGCTCCGAAGCCCTGAAGAAAAAGCACAAACCATAGTTGAGGGCCAGAACGTGACTGGAGAACAACAACAAATCACATTAGAGGAGGGGGTTAGTGTAACATACAACCAGAAAGACATTGcagaggagggagtgagtgttGAACAGCAAGGTGTaggggagagcgagaggcagCAGAATGCAACTGAGGTAGAGGCTTTGCCagtagaggagggggaagaggcaatCCAGTATGGGTCACAGCAGGGTAGAAGAGAAAGTAGTCAAAGTGCAGAGGGCAACAACGAGCAATCTAGGACAGGCTTGAAAAAAGGCAGTAAGAAAGTAAAAGGCAAGGGAAAAGAGGACTGCCGAATGTCCTAG